From Humisphaera borealis, the proteins below share one genomic window:
- a CDS encoding peroxiredoxin family protein: MSTDGPTIPATRLESARVGLPAPDFVIPDIAGNSFRPFDALPVGGLILVFYRGHWCPYCRRYLCKLQANLKRIEEAGGRVVAISPEPPSAGAAMARELGLTFTILSDTGGQVIDHFGTRNGFLGGSSVLPHPSVFVIDNQGVVRFRSIDRNYKKRTTIRTIMGVLATLAVTAQASPAGVQGMAATAMDFA; this comes from the coding sequence GTGAGCACTGACGGACCGACCATTCCCGCGACACGCCTGGAGTCCGCCCGCGTCGGGCTGCCCGCTCCCGATTTTGTCATCCCCGATATCGCCGGAAACTCCTTTCGACCTTTTGATGCACTTCCGGTGGGCGGGTTGATCCTGGTCTTCTATCGCGGCCATTGGTGCCCGTACTGCCGGCGATATCTCTGCAAACTGCAGGCGAATCTCAAGCGCATTGAAGAAGCCGGCGGGCGGGTCGTCGCCATCAGTCCCGAACCGCCGTCGGCCGGTGCCGCAATGGCCCGGGAACTGGGACTCACGTTCACAATACTCAGCGACACCGGCGGACAGGTCATCGACCACTTCGGGACACGCAACGGATTTCTCGGCGGCAGCAGCGTTCTGCCGCACCCGAGTGTGTTCGTGATCGATAACCAGGGGGTCGTTCGCTTCCGCAGCATCGATCGGAACTACAAGAAGCGGACGACGATTCGCACGATCATGGGCGTGCTCGCGACGCTCGCGGTCACCGCTCAGGCGAGCCCCGCGGGTGTTCAGGGGATGGCGGCGACCGCGATGGATTTTGCCTGA
- a CDS encoding Hsp20/alpha crystallin family protein, with translation MPIETASEGLFGHLGRGAGKMTDPLQKGFVVYSSDTWTPNVNLYETPASYFVCVDLAGVDKEKIDVEVVNQRLTLKGSRLVPSPDFPDVPGESDPAQKRARVHLMEIDHGPFSRVVELPPDANRDGIVANYRQGMLWIEIPRT, from the coding sequence ATGCCCATCGAAACCGCTTCGGAAGGTTTGTTTGGCCACCTGGGCCGCGGCGCGGGGAAGATGACCGACCCGCTCCAGAAGGGGTTTGTCGTCTACTCGTCCGACACCTGGACCCCGAACGTCAACCTTTACGAAACCCCTGCCTCTTACTTCGTTTGCGTCGATCTGGCGGGGGTGGACAAGGAAAAAATCGACGTCGAGGTCGTCAATCAGCGGCTGACGCTCAAAGGGAGCCGGCTGGTGCCCAGTCCCGATTTTCCTGACGTCCCCGGAGAAAGCGATCCGGCCCAGAAGCGCGCCCGGGTGCATCTGATGGAAATCGACCACGGCCCCTTCAGTCGGGTCGTGGAACTGCCGCCCGACGCGAATCGCGACGGCATCGTCGCCAACTACCGCCAGGGCATGCTCTGGATTGAGATTCCGAGAACTTAG
- a CDS encoding STAS domain-containing protein — protein sequence MEPFFTERTEKGYSIVDFTTESLMNPLELESIGQALYRLVDSTKPQKLLLNFQKVKYLSSQAVGIILTLNKKVGQTKGASITLCGVGPSLLQLLKITRLDKILSIKPTAAEVLKGA from the coding sequence ATGGAACCGTTTTTCACCGAACGCACTGAAAAGGGCTATTCGATTGTCGACTTCACGACGGAGTCGCTGATGAACCCGCTCGAACTCGAGTCCATCGGCCAAGCCCTTTATCGCCTGGTCGATTCCACCAAGCCTCAGAAGCTCCTGCTCAACTTCCAGAAGGTCAAATACTTGTCCTCGCAGGCGGTCGGCATCATTCTGACGCTGAACAAGAAGGTCGGTCAGACGAAAGGGGCCTCGATCACGCTTTGCGGCGTTGGCCCTTCCCTGCTGCAACTGCTGAAGATCACCCGGCTTGACAAGATCCTGTCGATCAAACCCACGGCCGCCGAGGTCCTCAAGGGCGCGTAG
- the lon gene encoding endopeptidase La, with amino-acid sequence MPDTQIIERTPEATTIRTGSNGQTLTLPNIIPLLPIRNIVVFPGTVMPLNVGRPKSKALLDEVMPGEKLIGVCTQRNPELEDPGAGDLHSIGVACMILKLFKMPDGNQSIIVHGLTRFRLLELVQTEPFALGRIEVLEDILVPSQGLDALVASVRQQANRVIELSPNTPEEAAQVLNSITQPAALADFLAANLPIEKGDITDKQKMLEELDVENRLRLIAARLATQLDVLELQNKIQSQVKENIDKSQRRYYLTEQLKAIRKELGESEGGAGGGEIEQLRTKLDEARLPELVLKEADRELARLESIPSASPEYGVIRTWLQIVSELPWSKETIDKIDLIEARKILDRDHHDLDKVKRRIVEYLAVRKLLGEVKKTAEAKALAEGKSLGDQKKSGGGAILCFVGPPGVGKTSLGMSIAEAMGRKFIRVALGGVRDEADIRGHRRTYIGSMPGRLIAELRKAGTRNPVMMLDEIDKMSNDFRGDPASAMLEVLDPAQNHTFTDHYLDVPFDLSKVMFIATANTMDTVPGPLRDRMEVIDIPGYTETDKLSIAKQYLVPRQLEANGLTRPQVKFKDEALKWIIEGYTREAGVRNLERNIGSVARAIAAELVTRSDASNASANARPAKGRKAVHVSNGHTAQSEVTTSDAALREKTATALPVAAAAQSEPEAGKFVVDRDYVTRILGPRRFEPELAQRTSVPGVATGMAYTPFGGEILFIEATRMPGKGGITLTGQIGDVMKESATAAFSLVRSRAVALGIDPKLLAESDVHLHVPAGAVPKDGPSAGTAMFTSLASLFLNRPVRSDVAMTGEITLRGLVLPIGGLKEKSLAAKRAGIRQVIVPKRNEKDMPDIPQEVREGLTWHFVENVDQVMEFALVPKPKSQPARAATNGSAKSKKTTRARK; translated from the coding sequence ATGCCCGATACCCAGATCATCGAACGCACGCCTGAAGCGACAACCATCCGTACGGGGTCCAACGGCCAAACGCTCACGCTGCCGAACATCATCCCCCTTCTGCCGATCCGTAACATCGTCGTCTTTCCCGGCACCGTCATGCCCCTGAATGTCGGCCGGCCCAAGAGCAAGGCGCTGCTCGACGAAGTCATGCCCGGCGAGAAGCTGATCGGCGTCTGCACGCAGCGCAACCCAGAACTGGAGGACCCCGGTGCGGGAGACCTCCATTCGATCGGCGTCGCGTGCATGATCCTCAAGCTCTTCAAGATGCCCGACGGCAACCAATCGATCATCGTGCACGGGCTGACGCGCTTCCGTTTACTGGAGCTGGTCCAGACCGAGCCCTTTGCCCTGGGTCGGATCGAGGTTCTCGAAGACATCCTGGTCCCCTCGCAGGGGCTGGACGCGCTCGTGGCTTCGGTCCGTCAGCAGGCGAACCGCGTGATCGAGCTTTCTCCCAACACCCCCGAAGAAGCGGCGCAGGTGCTGAACAGCATCACGCAGCCGGCGGCGCTGGCCGATTTCCTGGCGGCGAACCTGCCGATCGAAAAGGGGGACATCACTGATAAACAGAAAATGCTGGAGGAGCTCGACGTCGAGAACAGGCTGCGCCTGATCGCCGCCCGGCTTGCGACCCAGCTCGACGTCCTGGAACTCCAGAACAAGATCCAGTCGCAGGTCAAAGAAAACATCGATAAGAGCCAGCGACGCTACTACCTGACCGAGCAGCTCAAGGCGATCCGCAAGGAGCTGGGCGAATCTGAAGGCGGCGCGGGCGGCGGGGAAATCGAGCAGCTCCGGACGAAGCTCGACGAAGCCCGCCTTCCCGAACTGGTGCTCAAAGAGGCCGACCGCGAACTGGCGCGGCTGGAATCCATCCCGTCGGCGTCGCCGGAGTATGGCGTCATCCGGACGTGGCTGCAGATCGTGAGCGAGCTGCCCTGGTCGAAGGAGACCATCGATAAGATCGACCTGATCGAGGCTCGCAAGATCCTCGATCGCGATCACCACGACCTGGACAAGGTCAAACGCCGCATCGTCGAATACCTGGCCGTGCGCAAACTGCTCGGCGAGGTGAAAAAGACTGCTGAAGCCAAGGCGCTTGCCGAAGGCAAAAGCCTGGGCGATCAGAAAAAGTCGGGCGGCGGCGCGATCCTTTGTTTCGTCGGGCCGCCGGGGGTCGGCAAGACGTCGCTTGGGATGAGCATCGCGGAAGCAATGGGCCGGAAGTTCATCCGCGTGGCGCTGGGCGGTGTGCGGGACGAAGCCGACATCCGCGGCCACCGCCGAACCTACATCGGCAGCATGCCCGGTCGGCTGATCGCCGAACTTCGCAAAGCCGGCACGCGCAACCCGGTGATGATGCTGGACGAGATCGACAAGATGAGCAACGACTTCCGCGGCGACCCCGCCAGCGCGATGCTCGAGGTGCTTGACCCCGCCCAGAATCACACCTTCACCGACCATTACCTCGACGTGCCCTTTGACCTGTCAAAGGTCATGTTCATCGCAACCGCCAACACGATGGACACCGTGCCGGGTCCGCTGCGCGACCGCATGGAAGTGATCGACATCCCCGGCTATACCGAGACCGACAAACTGAGCATCGCCAAGCAGTACCTTGTCCCCCGACAGCTTGAGGCCAACGGCCTGACGCGCCCCCAGGTGAAGTTCAAGGACGAGGCGCTCAAGTGGATCATCGAGGGGTACACGCGGGAAGCCGGCGTGCGGAACCTGGAACGCAACATCGGGTCGGTCGCTCGCGCGATTGCGGCCGAACTCGTGACGCGATCCGACGCCTCCAATGCCAGCGCCAACGCGAGGCCGGCAAAAGGTCGAAAGGCCGTGCACGTCTCCAACGGGCATACGGCCCAGTCCGAAGTCACAACGTCTGACGCGGCGCTCCGCGAGAAGACGGCCACCGCATTGCCCGTCGCCGCAGCGGCACAGTCAGAACCGGAAGCGGGCAAGTTCGTTGTTGACCGCGACTACGTCACCCGGATCCTGGGCCCCCGCCGCTTCGAACCGGAGCTGGCGCAGCGAACCAGTGTTCCCGGGGTGGCGACAGGAATGGCCTATACGCCCTTCGGCGGCGAGATTCTCTTCATCGAAGCCACGCGCATGCCGGGCAAGGGCGGTATCACCCTGACCGGACAGATCGGCGACGTGATGAAGGAGTCGGCAACGGCGGCGTTCAGCCTGGTCCGGTCGCGCGCCGTCGCGCTGGGAATCGACCCCAAGCTGCTCGCCGAGAGTGACGTCCACCTGCACGTCCCGGCTGGCGCGGTGCCAAAAGACGGCCCCAGCGCCGGAACGGCGATGTTTACCTCGCTCGCCTCGCTGTTCCTGAATCGTCCGGTGCGGTCGGACGTCGCGATGACCGGCGAGATCACCCTGCGTGGCCTGGTGCTGCCGATTGGCGGCTTGAAGGAGAAGTCGCTCGCGGCCAAGCGGGCGGGTATCCGTCAGGTCATCGTTCCCAAGCGAAATGAGAAGGACATGCCCGACATTCCGCAGGAAGTGCGCGAAGGGCTGACATGGCACTTTGTCGAGAATGTCGATCAGGTCATGGAGTTCGCACTGGTGCCAAAGCCGAAATCCCAACCGGCTCGCGCGGCAACGAACGGATCCGCAAAGTCGAAAAAGACAACACGCGCGCGAAAGTGA